One region of Corvus moneduloides isolate bCorMon1 chromosome 1, bCorMon1.pri, whole genome shotgun sequence genomic DNA includes:
- the KIAA0895 gene encoding uncharacterized protein KIAA0895 homolog, translated as MLESICVTEKLHWPKTELSRKSLLSLEVHKLNINNENSLQHPPSGILKDIFTTGTSSYNVLLQSKEEKKHHTQKQSSAHHKKHRKTTRCSSTSRGSEHRRIKVPLPLLGGGWCCPGRQPPLLVTGPGATSVRFAGGVSAAGSAAGLPPRPRSRTKKHSNLTKPKQSQSSKSHGKEGDASGQKLCLLTAIKPSNVEKEKVKFFNSDFTYNPQFQYENPALPNVLAKHSHASDRFLKQSINIMKRTLQKYGSYEKFEQATGGSLLTKSRIWNHVRKYMVKEGCLGEIVVHLTEDLLSRASMTVVNGRPTLTINVSTAREHWLEGMLRHEIGTHYFRGFNNNSQPWCNRNGRRKHGLKPINPTEEGLASIHSVLFRKDPFLWRAALLYYTVYQASQMSFSQLFQDVGKFVKDPNTRWDYCVRAKRGWTDTSQPGCFNKDQVYLDGILRILRYRESIDFHLLTALGKISYEDVDRLKGLAVIENMRVPHFLQDHARYMEHLKKIMEVNELTDEELQDLIN; from the exons aaaaacttCACTGGCCTAAGACAGAGCTTTCTAGGAAATCCCTCCTGAGTCTGGAAGTTCATAAGCTGAACATTAATAATGAAAACAGCCTCCAGCATCCACCTTCTGGGATCCTTAAGGACATTTTCACAACAGGAACCAGTAGCTACAACGTCCTTCTGCAGagcaaagaggagaagaaaCACCACACACAAAAGCAGTCATCCGCCCACCacaagaaacacaggaaaaccacCCGGTGTTCGTCCACCTCGCGGGGCAGCGAGCACCGCAGAATCAAGGTGCCGCTGCCCTTGCTGGGCGGCGGGTGGTGCTGCCCCGGCCGGCAGCCGCCCCTCCTGGTCACTGGCCCCGGGGCCACCAGCGTGAGGTTTGCCGGCGGCGTCTCGGCCGCAGGGAGCGCCGCGGGGCTGCCCCCGCGGCCCAGAAGTCGAACTAAAAAGCATTCTAATCTGACAAAGCCAAAGCAATCCCAGTCCTCAAAAAGCCACGGGAAGGAAGGCGATGCCTCTGGCCAAAAACTCTGCTTACTGACTGCAATCAAGCCCTCCAATGTGGAGAAAGAGAAGGTTAAATTTTTCAACTCAGATTTCACATACAATCCTCAATTTCAGTATGAAAACCCTGCTCTGCCAAATGTGTTAGCTAAGCACAGCCATGCATCTGACAGATTTCTTAAGCAG tCCATTAATATTATGAAGCGGACATTGCAGAAATATGGAAGCTACGAAAAATTTGAACAGGCCACTGGAGGCAGCTTGCTGACCAAAAGTCGCATCTGGAATCACGTCAGGAAATACATGGTGAAAGAAGGCTGTCTTGGTGAG ATTGTGGTCCATCTCACGGAGGACCTGCTGTCGCGAGCCTCCATGACCGTGGTGAACGGCCGCCCCACTCTCACTATCAATGTCTCCACTGCGCGAGAGCACTGGCTGGAGGGGATGCTGAGGCACGAAATTG gaactcACTACTTTCGGGGTTTTAACAACAACAGCCAGCCTTGGTGCAACCGGAATGGTCGTAGAAAACACGGGTTAAAACCAATCAACCCTACAGAAGAGGGGCTAGCGAGCATTCACAGCGTCCTGTTCCGCAAAGACCCTTTTCTTTGGAGAGCTGCCCTGCTCTACTACACAGTGTACCAGGCCAGCCAAATGTCCTTCAGTCAGCTTTTCCAGGACGTGGGGAAATTTGTCAAGGACCCCAATACTAGGTGGGATTACTGCGTACGGGCCAAGAGAGGGTGGACTGACACTTCACAACCAG GCTGTTTCAATAAGGACCAGGTGTACTTGGATGGCATCCTCCGAATCCTGAGATACAGGGAGTCCATTGATTTCCATCTTCTGACAGCTCTTGGAAAG ATCTCATATGAGGATGTGGATCGCCTGAAAGGATTAGCTGTGATTGAAAACATGAGGGTGCCGCACTTCTTGCAAGACCATGCCCGGTACATGGAACACTTGAAAAAGATCATGGAAGTCAATGAGCTGACTGATGAGGAGCTCCAGGATCTCATAAATTAA